AGCCTGGCCGAGCACGACAACGCGGGCGAGGCCACCCTGCTCGTGCTCAGCGGCACGCTCACCCTGATCAGCGGCGCCAACGAGTGGAAGGGCTCGACCGGCGACCTGCTGGTGGTGCCCAAGGCCAGGCACAGCGTCAAAGCCGTCGACGACGTGGCCTTCCTGCTGACGGTCGCCAAGTAGTAGCCGGCGAGCCCGTGCCATCTGCTCGGTGATCTTGGTACGGGCATTAGGCTCTTGGCTATGAGTGAGCCGCAGTCGATTCTTGAACCGCTCACACCGGCCGCGATCTTCCTCGTGGCCACCATCGACGAGGGCGGCGAGGCGGTCGTGCGGGACACGCTCGCCGATATCGCCGGACTGCGCCGCTCGGTCGGATTCCGCATTCCCGGCGCCGGACTCAGCTGTGTCACCGCGATCGGCGCCGCCGCCTGGGATCGGCTCTTCGCCGGACCCAAGCCCGCCGAACTGCACGAGTTCCCCGGCTTCGTCGGCGCTCAGCACCGCGCCCCCGCGACGCCGGGCGATCTGCTGTTCCACATCCGGGCCCAGAATCAGGACGCCTGCTTCGAACTCGCCATGACCATCGGCGACCGGCTCGCGGGCGCGGCCACCATCGTGGACGAGACCATCGGCTTCCGCTATTTCGAACAGCGCGACCTGCTCGGGTTCGTGGACGGCACGGAGAATCCCGAGGGCCAGTCGGCCTACGCGGCCGCGCTGGTCGGCGACGAGGATCCCGAATTCC
This genomic stretch from Nocardia brasiliensis ATCC 700358 harbors:
- a CDS encoding cupin domain-containing protein, whose protein sequence is MDKKSLTAVARQQLKLASTATSGRSSQTIYGGHANTLRQTVVGLSAGQSLAEHDNAGEATLLVLSGTLTLISGANEWKGSTGDLLVVPKARHSVKAVDDVAFLLTVAK